The following are encoded in a window of Magnetovibrio sp. PR-2 genomic DNA:
- the ilvC gene encoding ketol-acid reductoisomerase — translation MRVYYDRDADVNLIKGKKVAVVGYGSQGHAHVLNMRDSGVTDVVVALREGSSTRAKAEAEGVKCMTVAEAAAWADVMMMLTPDELQAEIYYADMAENMKEGSALVFAHGLNVHFNLIEPRADLDVFMVAPKGPGHTVRGEYLKGGGVPCLVAVEQDATGNALDVALSYASAIGGGRSGIIETTFKEECETDLFGEQVVLCGGLTELIKNGFETLTEAGYAPEMAYFECLHEVKLIVDLMYEGGMANMRYSISNTAEYGDYVTGPRIVTSETKAEMKRVLDDIQSGRFTRDWMLECKAGQPSFKATRRRNAEHAIEEVGERLRGMMPWIGANKLVDKEKN, via the coding sequence ATGCGCGTTTATTATGATCGTGACGCTGACGTCAACTTGATCAAAGGCAAAAAAGTTGCCGTTGTTGGTTATGGCTCCCAAGGCCACGCCCACGTTTTGAACATGCGTGACAGCGGCGTCACCGACGTTGTTGTGGCTCTGCGTGAAGGCTCCTCAACCCGTGCGAAAGCTGAAGCTGAAGGCGTCAAATGCATGACCGTCGCCGAAGCCGCCGCTTGGGCCGACGTCATGATGATGTTGACCCCGGACGAACTGCAAGCCGAAATCTACTACGCCGACATGGCCGAAAACATGAAAGAAGGCTCCGCACTGGTCTTCGCTCACGGTTTGAACGTTCACTTCAACCTGATCGAACCGCGTGCTGATCTCGACGTGTTCATGGTCGCACCGAAAGGCCCCGGCCACACGGTGCGCGGCGAATATCTCAAAGGCGGCGGCGTGCCGTGCTTGGTTGCTGTTGAACAAGACGCAACGGGTAACGCTTTGGACGTTGCATTGTCCTACGCTTCTGCCATCGGTGGCGGTCGTTCTGGCATCATTGAAACCACCTTTAAAGAAGAATGCGAAACCGATCTGTTCGGCGAGCAAGTGGTTCTGTGCGGCGGCTTGACCGAGCTGATCAAAAACGGTTTCGAAACCTTGACCGAAGCCGGTTACGCTCCGGAAATGGCATACTTCGAATGCTTGCACGAAGTGAAACTGATCGTCGACTTGATGTACGAAGGTGGCATGGCAAACATGCGCTACTCCATCTCCAACACGGCGGAATACGGCGACTACGTTACGGGTCCGCGCATCGTGACGTCCGAAACCAAAGCCGAAATGAAGCGTGTGCTTGACGACATTCAATCCGGTCGTTTCACCCGCGATTGGATGCTGGAATGCAAAGCCGGCCAACCGTCCTTTAAGGCAACCCGCCGTCGCAACGCTGAACATGCCATCGAAGAAGTGGGCGAACGCCTGCGCGGCATGATGCCGTGGATCGGTGCGAACAAATTGGTCGACAAAGAAAAGAACTAA
- the ilvN gene encoding acetolactate synthase small subunit — translation MATTSIYGENTLNEEVRTHTISVLVDNEPGVLARVIGLFSGRGYNIESLTVAETRHRQGLSRITIVTSGTAMIIEQIKAQLGRLVPIHSVSDLTIEGPSVERELALVKVDGVGDKRVEALRIADIFRARPVDATTESFVFEIVGDTEKLNAFIELMKPLGLVDLSRTGVVAIARGPESMAGQD, via the coding sequence ATGGCGACGACCAGCATCTACGGCGAAAATACTCTAAACGAAGAAGTTCGCACCCACACCATTTCCGTCTTGGTGGACAACGAACCGGGCGTGCTTGCGCGCGTCATCGGTTTGTTTTCGGGGCGCGGCTACAACATCGAAAGCTTGACGGTGGCTGAAACCCGTCACCGCCAAGGTTTGTCGCGCATCACCATCGTGACGTCCGGCACGGCCATGATCATCGAACAGATCAAGGCGCAGTTGGGCCGTTTGGTTCCCATTCACAGCGTGTCGGACTTGACCATAGAAGGTCCGTCGGTGGAGCGTGAATTGGCGCTGGTTAAAGTTGACGGTGTCGGCGATAAGCGCGTTGAAGCGCTGCGCATCGCCGACATCTTCCGTGCCCGTCCGGTGGACGCCACCACGGAAAGTTTTGTGTTTGAGATTGTCGGGGACACCGAAAAGCTCAACGCATTTATTGAACTGATGAAGCCGCTGGGCCTTGTGGATCTTTCCCGCACAGGTGTGGTGGCTATTGCCCGCGGGCCGGAAAGCATGGCTGGGCAAGACTAA